CTCCAAAATGACAGGCACCCAAGTAAAAGGATTTATGAACGGAACAGACGGCTGTACTGGCGCTCGTGGGCCATGCACACCAGGGACAGGCCGAAGGCGGCGCTGCCGTAGTGTTCGGGGTCGAGGTTCGCGGCATCGTGCTGGGCCTGCTGCAACAACGGCAGCAGCTCGCTGGTCAGACGCTGCGCGGCCTGCTGCCCCAGGGGCAGGGTTTTCATCAGCACGGCCAGCTGGTTTTCCAGCCAGCTCCACAGCCAGGCGGCCAGGGCATCCTGCGGGCTGATCCGCCAGGCGCGCGCGGCCAGCGCCCAGCCCAGGGCCAGATGCGGTTCGGCGATGGTGGCGAGAAAGGCCCGGGCTGGCGCATCCAGCTCCGGCAGGCCGTTCAGCAGTTGTTGCAGGGAATAGCCCATCTGCCGGCTTTCCTGGTGCAGCTCGCGGGTTTCGCGGCTGGCGCGGTGTTCTGCGCAGCGTTGCAGCAGGCCTGGCCAGTCCTCGTCCGCGGCCGCCTGGCAGTGGGCCAGCAACAGCGGCGCCTCGAAGCGCGCCAGGTTTAGCAACAGTTGATCGCCGATCCAGCGTCGGGCGCTGTGCGGGTCATGGACCGTGGCTTGCTCCACGGCCATTTCCAGGCCCTGGGAATAGCTGTAGCCGCCAATCGGCAGCTGCGGGCTGGCCAGGCGCAGCAGGGCCCAGGCCGGGTTCATGGGCGGACGCCGAACTGATGCAGGCGCGGCGGATAGTTGAAGTCTTCGTCGCCATGGCGGGAGTGGTGATGGCCGCCGCCATAGGCACCGTGTTCCGGCTGGAACGGGGCCTCGAGGGTGATGGCGCTGGCACCGAGCTGTTCGAGCATGGCCTTGAGCACATAGTCGTCGAGCAGCCGCAGCCAGCTGTCGCCGATTTGCAGGGCGACATGGCGGTTGCCCAGGTGGTAGGCGGCGCGGGTCAACTCAAAGGCATTGCGGCAGGTGACATGCAACAGGGTTTCCGGGCGGGCGCAGACCTTCACGATCCGGCCGTCTTCGGCTTGCAGGCATTCGCCGTCGTGCAGCGGCGGCTGGCCACGCTCCAGAAACAACCCGACGTCTTCGCCATCGGCACTGAAACAGCGCAGGCGGCTTTTGCTGCGGGCTTCGTAGGTCAGGTGCAACTCGGCGGCCCACTCGGGTTGCGGCTCGATTCTGCGATGAATCACCAGCATTGGACGGCTTCCAGCTATGAGCGATGCAGGGGTAGAGCAAGTGCCTTGCCAATCGCCCGGTCCGATCGGAAACAGCTGGGAAGTGCCTGAAAATGGGGCAAAACCGCTGTTTTATTTTGTTACAAATACAGGGGGTGCGCTGATTTATAGCACTGACTTGGTGCGTCGTGCGTTTTTTTGATGCGCGGCAAAGCGCCGCTCCAGTGCGGGCCAGAGCGGTTGGCGATTTATTCGGTGTGGCGTATCAGCGGTGCGGCCGGCTCATTCCGTGCTGCCCAGCCCCTGCCAGTGCTTGAGGCCGATAAAGATGAAGCGCAGCTGCTGGGTGATTTTCGCCTGGGGCGTGAGGTGCTCGGGCAGGGCCTGGGCGGGCGGGTCGATGATGTCCGGCAAGGTGGCGAACACACTCTTCACGATCAGGTCGGCCATCACCGTCAGGTCGGCGATGTTCAGGTGTTGCAGCTTGGGCATCAGGGTCAGGTCGGCCGCGAGGTCGGCGCTGATGTTTTCCCGCAGGTGGGCGATCGCCTGGCGCACCGGCAGCGAGCCGCCGTACTGCTCGCGGGCGAGAAACAGGAACTGCGAACGGTTGGCCGCCACCACATCGAGGAAGATTCGCACCGAGGCGTCGATGATGCCGCCCATGACGAATTCGTTGTGGCGCACCAGGCGGATGGTCTCGCGGAAGGTCTGGCCGACTTCGCTGACCAGTTCCAGGCCGAGCTGGTCCATGTCGGCGAAATGGCGGTAGAACCCGGTCGGTACGATGCCGGCGGTCTTCGCTACTTCGCGCAGGCTCAGGCTGCCGAAGCCGCGGCCGCATTCCATCAGGTGGCGGGCAGCGTCCATCAGCGCGTGGCGGGTCTGTTGTTTCTGTTCGGCGCGAGGCAGCATCGGCTGGCGGATTTTCTGA
This portion of the Pseudomonas sp. MRSN 12121 genome encodes:
- a CDS encoding urease accessory protein UreF — protein: MNPAWALLRLASPQLPIGGYSYSQGLEMAVEQATVHDPHSARRWIGDQLLLNLARFEAPLLLAHCQAAADEDWPGLLQRCAEHRASRETRELHQESRQMGYSLQQLLNGLPELDAPARAFLATIAEPHLALGWALAARAWRISPQDALAAWLWSWLENQLAVLMKTLPLGQQAAQRLTSELLPLLQQAQHDAANLDPEHYGSAAFGLSLVCMAHERQYSRLFRS
- a CDS encoding TetR family transcriptional regulator, which encodes MLPRAEQKQQTRHALMDAARHLMECGRGFGSLSLREVAKTAGIVPTGFYRHFADMDQLGLELVSEVGQTFRETIRLVRHNEFVMGGIIDASVRIFLDVVAANRSQFLFLAREQYGGSLPVRQAIAHLRENISADLAADLTLMPKLQHLNIADLTVMADLIVKSVFATLPDIIDPPAQALPEHLTPQAKITQQLRFIFIGLKHWQGLGSTE
- the ureE gene encoding urease accessory protein UreE, with amino-acid sequence MLVIHRRIEPQPEWAAELHLTYEARSKSRLRCFSADGEDVGLFLERGQPPLHDGECLQAEDGRIVKVCARPETLLHVTCRNAFELTRAAYHLGNRHVALQIGDSWLRLLDDYVLKAMLEQLGASAITLEAPFQPEHGAYGGGHHHSRHGDEDFNYPPRLHQFGVRP